Proteins co-encoded in one Cinclus cinclus chromosome Z, bCinCin1.1, whole genome shotgun sequence genomic window:
- the LOC134056929 gene encoding serine/threonine-protein kinase PAK 3-like, whose product MERVCAAVCTAFTVAYSGYFFTHLARHIARAWRESSPWVSGKGAFGVGSIGQLWSKLAPLPLAWRRHELQLPALKKPPVPKLERTLVSEGDPEAKYTELEIIGKGGFGTVCTAVETATGEEVAIKKISLLQVKSNELCVNEIQVMRDNKNANVVNYVDSYLVHEELWLVMEYMDGGSLHDVIREIQMAEGEIAAVSRECLQGLDFLHCKQVVHRDIKSHNILLGLDGSVKLADFGLAAQLTAEQSKRRSAVGTTYWMAPEIFTRKPYGPKVDIWSFGIVGMEMVEGAPPYLMETSRTARQLISTGGTPKLQKPRQQSAWLRDFLHCCLETDEDRRWSAQELLQHPFVTSAKPTSSLTPLIMAAQQLMADRRF is encoded by the exons ATGGAGAGagtgtgtgctgcagtttgcacgGCTTTTACCGTGGCTTATTCTGGCTACTTTTTCACCCACCTGGCAC GTCACATCGCCCGTGCCTGGAGAGAATCCAGCCCTTGGGTGAGTGGGAAAGGAGCCTTTGGCGTTGGTAGCATTGGACAGCTGTGGAGCAAGCT AGCTCCACTTCCTCTGGCCTGGCGCCGGCacgagctgcagctgccggctCTGAAGAAGCCTCCTGTCCCCAAGCTGGAAA GGACGCTGGTGAGCGAAGGAGATCCGGAGGCTAAATATACAGAACTGGAAATTATTGGCAAAGG gggTTTTGGCACTGTGTGCACGGCAGTGGAGACTGCCACAGGAGAAGAG gtggccataaagaaaatcagtctgTTGCAAGTGAAGAGCAACGAACTGTGCGTGAATGAAATCCAGGTCATGCGGGACAATAAGAACGCCAATGTGGTGAACTATGTAGACAG CTACCTGGTGCACGAGGAACTCTGGCTCGTGATGGAATACATGGACGGAGGGTCTTTGCACGATGTCATTAGGGAGATCCAAATGGCAGAAGGAGAGATAGCAGCTGTCTCCCGCGAG tgcctgcaaggcctggatttCCTTCACTGCAAGCAAGTGGTCCACCGAGACATCAAAAGCCACAACATTCTCCTGGGCTTGGATGGATCTGTCAAGCTGG ctgattttggcctcgcTGCTCAGCTCACGGCTGAGCAGAGCAAACGCAGATCGGCTGTCGGGACTACTTACTGGATGGCGCCTGAAATTTTCACCAGGAAGCCCTACGGCCCCAAAGTGGACATCTGGTCCTTTGGCATCGTGGGGATGGAGATGGTGGAAGGAGCTCCTCCTTACCTGATGGAAACCTCCCGCACG GCTCGACAGCTGATCAGCACCGGGGGCACCCCGAAGCTGCAGAAGCCCAGGCAGCAGTCGGCTTGGTTGCGAGactttctgcactgctgcctggagaCAGACGAGGACAGGCGCTGGTCTGCCCAGGAACTTCTGCAG CATCCGTTTGTAACTTCAGCCAAGCCGACCTCCAGCCTGACGCCTCTGATCATGGCAGCGCAGCAGCTTATGGCTGACAGAAGATTCTAG